ACGCTTTCTAGAAACCTAATTGCCAAGGCATAATCGTTGAGACGGCGACAAGCTTTCAGGGCAGCAACAATCACCTAACAAAAACAGACGACATAAATACATGTCACAGTCAGTCATGCATcgtcgtgtataatattacacaaacaTACTTTGGGTTCGGCTATCGCATCTTGACCCGCCAGATCATTCATCGCTTTCCTCGCTTCCCATCCGTCAATGTCACTGCGGTTGAAGAACGATTCATACCTCGAGTAGAACTCTTCGTCCGTCTCTTCTTTGTGTTCCGACATGAATCTAAAGGATTATTCGCCATTAACGATCGAAAAACATAGGTGTGAAAAATGTCAACCAAACACGGACcgagtgatattattatatagtatttattacctCGCAGAAACCGCCGTGATCGGTTTCATTGCCGACTGTCGTCCAACAGCCACGACTCCGCGGGATAAGGCGCGCACCACCGAAGGAAACATTGTAATCGGTTTTAACGTTGCGGGAATGGACGAATACTTTCGAGTCGAACAAAACGTACCGTTTTGGGAAAATGCCGCAGTGCACAGACGATTATTTGACCGAGACGATAAGTGAGAAAACCATAGGCTCGTCCTATGTAGTGGAAAAAAAGTAATCAAACATATGTTATTGTAATCAACAGTGAGGTTATAAACGTGATCGTTATCAGCATAGACCCACGGGCaatgatgtattttatttttttttaattttgattttttgt
The Metopolophium dirhodum isolate CAU chromosome 7, ASM1992520v1, whole genome shotgun sequence DNA segment above includes these coding regions:
- the LOC132949473 gene encoding cytochrome c oxidase subunit 5A, mitochondrial; amino-acid sequence: MFPSVVRALSRGVVAVGRQSAMKPITAVSARFMSEHKEETDEEFYSRYESFFNRSDIDGWEARKAMNDLAGQDAIAEPKVIVAALKACRRLNDYALAIRFLESVRIKSEIDKSIYPYILQEISPCLQELGIDTPEALGYDKPELALDDVDHIY